From the Callithrix jacchus isolate 240 chromosome 22, calJac240_pri, whole genome shotgun sequence genome, the window GCCGCTCCGGGCAGCATCAGTGTGACAACTCCACCATCTGCTTCAACACCGTGGGTTCATATAACTGCCGCTGCGGCCCAGGCTGGAAGCCCAAACAGGGAATCCGGAATAACCAGAAGGATACTGTCTGCGAAGGTAAGACCCAACCCTAGAAGCTCCCCAACCCCGAGCACACAAACAGACACTGTCCCACCTAGTGAGCCGCTTGTCTTGTTCCCTACAGACACGACTTTCCCCACGTGGACCCTGCCCCCTGGAGTCCACAGCCAGGTGAGTGGCCCCCGCAGGGACCAGGGTGTGGGGACTCCATCCACAGCCTCGTCCGAAACTTCCCACCCACCGTCAAAGCTCTCTGACCCCCGCATCTCCCCTCTCTGCAGACGCTTTCTCGCTTCTTCAACAAAGTCCAGGATCTGAACAGAAACTCCAAGCTGAGCTCAGCCAAGGACACCATCCAGGTAAGGGCAGGACCTCCCCTAGGGTATAAGCAGCTgggggaggctgggcatggtggctcatgcctgtaatctcagcactttgggaggctgaggcgggcacatcaaggtcaggagattgagatcattcgGGTTAACgcagtgaaatctcatctctactaaatatacaaaaaattagccgggcatggtggtgcgcgcctatagtcccagctactcaggaggctgaggcaggggaattgcttgaacccaggaggcagaggttgcagagcaaaactctgtcttaaaaaaaaaaaaaaaaaaagcagggggagGCTTCAACCCAAGCAGGGGCCTCTAGTCAGacacacacatttgcacacacattcacataacatatacacaccacacacagtatgtacacaaacatatatacactCAGAAAcgagaagacacacacacacaccccgggTATAATGGCAACAGAGTGCAGCACTTAAGAACCTGGAGTTGGACCACAAGAGTTCAAATCCCCCCATTGCCActtcttgctgtgtgacctcaagcaagtgacttgccctctctgggcctcagtttcctcatctgctttTGGgctgtggtttctttttctttgtgtttgtttgcttgcttgcttttaaagacagggtcttgctctgttgcccagtctggagggcagtgacgggactgtggctcactgcagcctcgatctctcaggctcaagtgatcctcccacctcagcctcctgagtagctgggataaaggCATGTATcactattcctggctaatttattgATAATtaatttgctgggcacagtggctcacgcctgtaatcctagcactttgggaggctgaggtgggtggatcacctgaggtcaggagttccaggtcaccagcctggtcatcatggtgaaaccccatcttttaaaaaaataataattaaaaaataaataaaaagataatttatttataGATGGGGTcctgttatgttgcccaggctgctcttgaactcctgggcttaagggatcctcctgccttggcctcccaaagtgctggggtcacaggcatgagccactgtgcctgaccagtttcctcatctgcaacacAGGCATGAAAATGGTGCTTCCTTCATACAGTCAGTGTGAAGGGTAAATAAACTCGTAGAAGTAAGGCTCAGAGAACAGTGCCTGACGCATGGTAAGCCTTATACAAGTTTGCCCGGCCGGACGCcatggctaacgcctgtaatcccagcactttgggaggctgaggtgggcagatcacgaggtcaggagtttgagaccagcctggccaacatggcgaattcccatctctcctaaaaatacaaaaattggctgggtgtggtgatgtatgcctgtaatcccagctactcaggaggctgaggcaggataattgcttgatcccaggaggcagaggttacagtgagccaagatcgtgccactacactccagcctggtgacagaatgggactctgtctcaaaagaaaaaaaaaaaaaggttgggctcggtggctcacgtctataatcccagcactttgggaggccgaggcgggtggatcatgaggtcaagagatcgagaccatcctggtcaacaaggtgaaaccccgtctctactaaaaatacaaaaattagctgggcatggtggtacacgcctgtagtcccagctactcgggaggctgaggcaggagaattgcttgaatgcaggaggtggaggttgcggtgagccgagatcatgccattgcactccagtctccgtaacaagagcgaaactccgtctaaaaaaaaaaaaaaaaaatatctgggcatggtggctcacgcctgtaatccaagcactttggaggccaaggcaggtggatcacctgaggttgggagttcaagaccagcctgactaacatggtgaaaccccgtcttataacaaaacaaaacaaaaaatttagacaggtgtggtggtaggcacctgtagtcccaactactcaggaggttgaggcaggagaattacttgaacccagggagggggaggtggcagtGATCCATGATGGTGCcatacacttcagcctgggagacagagtgagactctgtcttggataAATTAATTAAGATCGCATCAGCTGGGCAcgctggcgcgtgcctgtagtcccagccactcaggaggctaaggctggaggatcgcttgagcccaggagttctgggctgtagtgcgctatgccgatcggcTGTCCGccctaagtttggcatcaatgtggtacctcccgggagcggggcaCCACCAGGTTGcgtaaggaggggtgaaccagcccaggtcggaaacggagcagctcaaaactcctgtgctgatcagcagtgggatcacacctgtgaatagccactgcactccagcctgggcaacatagcgagatcctgtctcttaaaaaaaagagaaaaaagtaaccCAATAGATCCAACATATTCACCACTTTAAcatggaatgatttttttttttaccctgtgatattttgtattctttttctaaaaataagtctttgaaatctgatGTGTATTTTACAATTCAGAGCAGGTTCAAATACATTGCAAGTGTCGGACAGATAGAGTTAGAACAgagctggccaggcgcggtggctcacacctgtaatcccagcactttgggaggcagagacgggtgggtgacctgaggtcgggagtttgagaccagcctggtcaactacagtgaaactccatctctactaaaagtagaaaaattagcagggtgtggtgccaggcacctgtaattctcagctacttgggaggctgaggcaggagaattgcttcaatctgggaggcggaggttgcagtaacatgagattgcgccattgcactccagcctgggtgacaagagtaaaactctgtcttaacataaatgaataacaaaaactagccagatgtggtggcatgctccggtagttccagctactcagaaggctgaggtgggaggattgcttgcatctgagaagcggaggttgcagtgagctatgatcatgccactgcactccagcctgaaggacagtgagaccctgtctcaaaaaaaaaaaaataaaggaaaaaagggcCAGGCTAGGTGATATagactccctttaaaaaaaaaaaataccatgtggctgggtgtggtggttcacacctgtaatcccagcactttgggaggccaaggcgggtggatcactggaggccaggatttcaagaccatcctggctaacatggtaaaatcccatctctactaaaaatacaaaaaagtagccaggcatggtggtacccgcctgtagtcccagctactctggaggctgaggcaggagaatggcttgaacccaggaggcagaggttgcagtgagccaagatcgcgccaccacactccagcctgggcgtcagagcaagactttatctcagaaaaaaaagaaagaaaaaagaacagaaagacaaaacagCATGGCAGGCAGCCTGTGCCTGAGCAGTGGTAAGCACTGAGACTCCTACATGTGTGCAGGCACACACTCAATCCGGCACACACTCAATCCGGCACACACTCAATCCGGCACACACACAATCCGGCACACACACAATCCGGCATACACTCAATCCGGCATACACTCAATCAGGCACACACTCAATCCGGCACACACTCAATCCGGCACACACTCAATCAGGCATACACTCAATCCGGCATACACTCAATCCGGCACACACTCAATCCGGCACACACACAATCCGGCACACACACAATCCGGCATACACTCAATCCGGCATACACTCAATCAGGCACACACTCAATCCGGCACACACTCAATCCGGCACACACTCAATCCGGCACACACTCAATCCGGCACACACACAATCAGGCACACACTCAATCCGGCATACACTCAATCCGGCACACACTCAATCCGGCACACACTCAATCCGGCATACACTCAATCAGGCACACACTCAATCAGGCACTCAATCCGGCACACACTCAATCCGGCACACACTCAATCAGGCACTCAATCCGGCACACACTCAATCCGGCATACACTCAATCAGGCACACACTCAATCCGGCATACACTCAATCCGGCATACACTCAATCCGGCACACACTCAATCCGGCATACACTCAATCCGGCACACACTCAATCAGGCACACACTCAATCCGGCACACACACAATcaggcacacacacaatcagGCACACACTCAATCCGGCACACACTCAATCCGGCACACACTCAATCCGGCACACACTCAATCCGGCACACACTCAATCAGGCACACACTCAATcaggcacacacacaatcaggcacacacacaatcagGCACACACTCAATCCGGCACACACTCAATCCGGCACACACTCAATCCGGCACACACTCAATCCGGCACACACACAATCAGGCACACACTCAATCCGGCATACACTCAATCCGGCACACACTCAATCCGGCACACACTCAATCCGGCATACACTCAATCAGGCACACACTCAATCAGGCACTCAATCCGGCACACACTCAATCCGGCACACACTCAATCAGGCACTCAATCCGGCACACACTCAATCCGGCATACACTCAATCAGGCACACACTCAATCCGGCATACACTCAATCCGGCATACACTCAATCCGGCATACACTCAATCCGGCACACACTCAATCCGGCATACACTCAATCCGGCACACACTCAATCAGGCACACACTCAATCCGGCACACACACAATcaggcacacacacaatcagGCACACACTCAATCCGGCACACACTCAATCCGGCATACACTCAATCCGGCACATACTCAATCAGGCACACACTCAATcaggcacacacacaatcaggcacacacacaatcagGCACACACTCAATCCGGCATACACTCAATCTGGCACACACTCAATCCGGCACACACTCAATCCGGCACACACTCAATCAGGCACACACTCAATCCGGCACACACTCAATCCGGCACACACTCAATCCGGCATACACTCAATCCGGCACACACTCAATCCGGCACACACTCAATCCGGTACACACTCAATCCGGCATACACTCAATCAGGCACACACTCAATCAGGCACACACTCAATCCGGCATACACTCAATCCGGCACACACTCAATcaggcacacacacaatcagGCATACACTCAATCCGGCATACACTCAATCAGGAATACACTCAATCCGGCACACAATCCGGCACACACTCAATCCGGCATACACTCAATCAGGCACACACTCAATCCGGCACACACTCAATCCGGCACACACTCAATCCGGCATACACTCAATCCGGCATACACTCAATCAGGCACACACTCAATCCGGCACACACTCAATCAGGCACACACTCAATCCGGCATACACTCAATCAGGCACACACTCAATCCGGCATACACTCAATCCGGCATACACTCAATCCGGCATACACTCAATCCGGCACACACTCAATCCGGCACACACTCAATCAGGCACACACTCAATCAGGCACACACTCAATCCGGCATACACTCAATCAGGCACACACACAATCCGGCACACACACAATCCGGCACACACTCAATCCGGCACACACTCAATCAGGCACACACACAATCCGGCACACACACAATCCGGCACACACTCAATCCGGCACACACTCAATCCGGCACACACTCAATCCGGCACACACTCAATCAGGCACACACTCAATCCGGCACACACTCAATCCGGCACACACTCAATCCGGCACACACTCAATCAGGCACACACTCAATCCGGCACACACTCAATCCGGCACACACTCAATCCGGCATACACTCAATCAGGCACACACTCAATCCGGCACACACTCAATCCGGCATACACTCAATCCGGCATACACTCAATCAGGCACACACTCAATCAGGCATATACTCAATCTGCCACTTGTTTTCTGGTTGCTGCGTCATCTCAGTGACTCCCTTGTGCCTGTGGATCTCCAGGATGGTGTGTCCCCTGGTCGGGGGTGAGATCCGGGTCCTTTAGGCAAACCTCGTGGTCCAATGCTCCAGCGATTCTGTCACCCGCCACCCCCTAGAACCTCATCAAATTGGTGGACGAACTGATGGAAGCCCCTGGGGACATAGAGGCCCTGGCCCCACCTGTCCGGCACCTCATAGCCACCCTGCTGCTCTCGAATCTTGAAGACGTCCTGAGGACCCTGGCCAAGACCCTGCCTAAAGGCCCCTTCACCTACCTTTCCCCTTCGAACACAGGTGAGGCCTTGgcctgccctgccccagcccgGGACCCCGCCTAGTATCTGGGGTCCCCAATGACTGCCCCTCTCCCCTCAGAGCTGACCCTGATGATCCAGGAGCCGGGGGACAAGAACATCACTATGGGTCAGAGCAATGCACGCATGAAGCTGAATTGGGCTGTGGCAGCTGAAGCCGAGAACACTGGTACCAGCAGCCATCCGGAGTGGGAGCCCATGGGAGAGGGATGGAGGAGCTGGGATGGGGCCAGGGGGAGGTTCAGAATATGGAACAActgcaaatcccagcactttgggaggccgaggtgggtagagcACTTAAGATTAGAAATTCTAGACCaccccaggcaacatggtgaaaccccatcactacaaaaaatacaaaaattagctgggcatggtggtatgtgcctatagtcccagctactcgggaggctaagtgGGGAGGATCaattgatcccaggaggtcaaggctgctatGAGCTGATTGTGCCAAGGAGCTCCAGCcggggagacagagtgagaccttgtcttaaaaaaaaaaattaggccaggcgcggtggctcacgcctgttaatcccagcactttgggaggccaaggcgggtggatcatgaggtcaagaggttgagaccatcctggtcaacatggtgaaacccgtctctactaaaaatacaaaaattagctgggcatggtggcgcgtgcctgtaatcccagctacccaggaggctgaggcaggagaattgcctgaacccaggaggcggaggttgcagtgagccgagatcgggccattgcactccagactgggtaacaagagcaaaactctgtctcaaaaaaaataataataataaaaataaaaagccaggcacagtggctcatgcctgtaatcccagcactttgggaggccaagacaggtggatcacctgaggtcaggggtttgagaccagcctgaccaacatggtgaaaccctgtctctactaaaaatataaaaattagctgggtacagtagcaggtgcctatagtcccaactactcaggaggctgaggcaggagaatcgcttgaacccgggaggtggaggttgcggtggtccgagatcgtgccatgtgcactccagcctgggtgacaagagggagactgtctcaaaaaaaaaaaaaaaaaaaggcccggtTCAAAGGCGAGGtaacttacacctgtaatcccagcactttggaaggctgaggcaggcagatcatctgagatcaggaattcgagaccagcctggccaacatggtgaagccctgtctttacttaaaatgtaaaaattagccaggtgtggtggcacatgcctgtaatcccagctattcgggaggctaaggcaggagaattgcctgaacttgggagtggaggttgcaatgagctgagatcgtgccactgcactccagcctgggcgaaagagcaaaactccatcacacacacacacacacacacacacacacacacacacaggaacaacTGGAAACTGACCCATTGGGAGGGACTGCTGGCATCATGGTGGTGGATTGGCTGAGCCTGGGTTGGGCCATCTTGGGAGGGAGGATAGAGCATGGGAGGAGGATGGCATGAGTGGGCAGCGAGCTTGTCTGTTCCCCAGGCTCCGCCATGGTGGGAATCCTCTCCATCCGGAACATGACGACATTGCTGGCCAGCGCTTCCTTGGACCTGGATTCCAAGAAGAAAGCCGAGCTAGAAGAGATATACGAAAGCAGTGTCCGTGGCGTTCAACTCACATGCCTCTCAGCCGTCAACTCCGTCTTTCTGAGTCACAACAACACCAAGGAACTCAGCTCCCCCATCCTTTTCGCCTTCTCCCACCTTGAGTCCTCTGGAGCCAAGGTCTCTGCTCACTCTGCTCTTTCCTCAAAGAGaacccagggcctttgcacgtgctGGGCCTCTGCCTGAGAGGCTCTTCCCCCATGTGTTTCTGACCCCATTTGGGCCTTTCCTAACCTCATTACTTTACttacttactttattttattttgagacagagtttcgctcttgttgcccaggctggagtgcaatggtgcgatctcagctcattacaacctccgcctcctgagtagctgggattacaggcatgcgccaccaggcccggctaatttttgtatttttagtagagacgaggtttctccatgttagtcaggctggtcttgaactcccgacctcaggtgatccgcctgccttggccacttgggattataggtgtgagcaactgcacctggcctattttattttatttcatttatttatttttagtatttttattttttgagttggggtcttaGTCTGTTGCTAcacttggagtgcaatggcacagtctcagctcactgcaacctctgcctcccgggttcaggcgattctccagcctcagcctcccaagtagctgggactataggcacgcgccaccacacccagctaatttttgtatttttagtagagatggggtttcaccatactggccaggatggtcttgatctcttgaccttatgatcctcccgctttggccttccaaagtgttgggattacaggcatgagccaccgtgcccagccatctcTCTCACTCTTATGTCAACCTCACAAGGGTAGGTGCTTGTGTCTGCCCTGTTCACTGCTGTGTCTCCAAACCTGTTACATTCAGTAGGTGCTCGGTAAATGCTCATTAATGAAAAACAGCCCTCTTTTGCTCAGCCAAGCCCAGGACCTAACAGTGAGCTCCAGGCCAACCTCTCTGACCACCCCCATCTGCCCACAGGACGTGACACCCGGGCCACGGCAGGAGCTGATCTGTGCTTTCTGGAAGAGTGACAGCAACAGGGGAGGGCACTGGGCCACTGAGGGCTGCCAGGTGCTGGGCAGCAAGAATGGCAGCACCACCTGCCGATGCAACCACCTGAGCAGCTTTGCCATCCTCATGGCTCATTACGATGTGGAGGTGAGCAGCTAGGGCCATCTTCAAGCACCCACAGGTAACAAGGTCCAGCTGCAACCAGACAGGCAACCAGTTCTCCATGGAGCCCCACCGGTTGCTCAGATACATCTGCAGGGTTGTACAGCCCAGGTGTCCCCATGTCACTCCTCTTGCAGCCTCTTCCCTTGGCCTCTTCTCTGCGACCCTGAAACTATACATTGGGTGCAGCCAGTGGCTCCTTTGCCTATCCATCCTATACCAGTGGTGAGATGTCACTAAAAGCTTCCTGTGTAGAGCATTCCAAGGGAGCaccactttcttttattttttttgagacagagtctcactctgtcgcccaggctggagtgtagtgaagggatcttaactcactgcaagccccacctcctgggttcaagtcattctcccgaTTCAGCCTCTGAAGTCTGGGAGGCATTACAGgtctctgctgggattacaggcctgccaccaccatgcctggataagttttgtattttttttttttctttgaaaacgtTTTctaaggttttgtatttttagtagagaccgggtttcaccatgttgtccaggctagtctcgaactcctgacctcaggtgatctgcccaccttggcctcccaaagtgctgggattacaggtgtgagccacccagcccagcctatttttttgagacagtcttgctctatcacccaggctggagtgcagtgatgtgatcttggctcactgcaacctctgcctcccaggttcaaaaagTTATCCTgcctcggccaggcgcggtggctcaagcctgtaatcctagcactttgggaggccgaggcgggtggatcacaaggtcaagagatcgagaccttcctggtctcgatggtgaaaccccgtctccactacaaatgccaaaaaaaaaaaaattagctgggcatggtggcgtgtgcctgtaatctcagctactcagaaggctgaggcaggagaattgcctgaacccaggaggcagaggtttcggtgagccgagatcgcgccattgcactccagcctgggtaacaagagcgaaactccgtgtcaaaaaaacaaacaaaattatcctgcctcagcctccggagtagctgggattacaggcgcacaccaccacgcctgctcattttagtatttttagtagagatggggtttcaacatgttgggcaggctggtctcaaactcctgacctcaggtgagatcCACCTcacccctcaaagtgctgggattacaggtgtgagccactactcccagccTGGAGCACCTCTGTTTGTGACTTCAGTAGAATCCATAATTAAGCTGGGCCTTGTCAAAAACTGTATTAACCAGGCAGAGAAGGGGGGCGCCTGTGGTCCAGGCCAAAGGTCCAGCaagcacaaaaatgtgaaatCCCTAGACTCACCTACCAGCTGCTAAGTGTGGCTAGATGTAGTAGGGACAAGGGAGGAGGTCAGAGAGGCGGGCCTGTCAGAGTGTGGGGGAAAAAGTGGCCAAAAAGAGGCCGGGAAGGCCTCAGGCCCTGAAGGAACCCTGAGCACCCAGTGCTGCTCCTAGGACTGGAAGCTGACCCTGATCACCAGGGTGGGACTGGCGCTGTCACTCTTCTGCCTGCTGCTGTGCATCCTTACCTTCCTGCTGGTGCGGCCCATCCAGGGCTCGCGCACCACCATACACCTGCACCTCTGCATCTGCCTCTTCGTGGGCTCCACCATCTTCCTGGCCGGCATCGAGAACGAAGGCGGCCAGGTGAGGTCCCGTCCCGCTCCCACCTGAGCTCTGGGTCAGGGAGGCCTGGGAGGGGGTTGGTCGGGGAGGCGGGCCCTGGAGGCTTGGGGTTCCGCCCCTGCCCGTGACCTGGCCCCGCCCACCTGGGGGGTCGGGTTGTCTTTTTAAATGGCTCTGTCTTTGAAGCCGCCTGGCCCTGCCCTGAGTCCCAGCTGGCTTCTGTGAGCGTTGTTGGGGGTGGGCCCTGAGAACCTGGCGCTACCCCAGACCCGCCCACTCCCCCGTCGGCTCTGGCCCCATATGCCCCGCCCCTCGCTGACATCGCCCCGCCTCTCCGTCCTCGCCCGGCAGGTGGGGCTGCGTTGCCGCCTGGTGGCCGGGCTCCTGCACTACTGCTTCCTGGCCGCCTTCTGCTGGATGAGCCTCGAAGGCCTGGAGCTCTACTTTCTTGTGGTGCGGGTGTTCCAGGGCCAGGGCCTGAGTACGCGCTGGCTCTGCCTGATCGGCTACGGTGTGCCCCTGCTCATCGTGGGCGTCTCGGCTGCAGTCTACAGCAAGGGCTACGGCCGCCCTAGATAGTGAGTGCAGTGAGGCGGGGCAGGGGAGGGCGGGGTGCCAGGCCCGGGGCTCACAGGCAGTGTCACATACCATGCCCCACTGCCCTGGGTTCTGCTCCTGGCTTCCTGGGGCACTGATGGAACCCCTCCCTTCCGTCCCAGCTGCTGGTTGGACTTTGAGCAGGGCTTCCTCTGGAGCTTCCTGGGGCCTGTGGCATTCATCATTTTGGTAAGTACCCACTCCCCCTTCAAGGGCCAAGGGCCCAGGCCTGGCTGAACCATCTCTCCCACCCTCTAACCCACAATCTGCTCCCTGCCCAGTGCAATGCTGTCATCTTTGTGACCACTGTCTGGAAGCTCACTCAGAAGTTTTCTGAAATCAATCCAGAcatgaagaaattaaagcagGCGAGGTAAGGAGGGGCTGGGAGGACCTGGAGGCGGGGCCAGGACGAGGGACGTGAAGCTGGAGGCGAGGTGGGGGCCCACACTGTAACCCCTCCCCACAGGGTGCTGACCATCACGGCCATCGCGCAGCTCTTCCTGTTGGGCTGCACCTGGGTGTTTGGCCTGTTCATCTTTGACAGTCGGAGCTTGGTGCTTACCTATGTGTTCACCATCCTCAA encodes:
- the ADGRE5 gene encoding adhesion G protein-coupled receptor E5 isoform X1, yielding MGGRIFLAFCVWLTLLGAETQTTKGCAHWCPQNSTCVNDTACRCDPGFATLSSAEIFTSRTETCDDINECVSPFKPSCGKFSDCVNTEGSYYCVCSRGYEPASETKIFMNESQNTCQDVDECQQSPRVCKSHSTCTNTLGSYVCQCLPGFEPNPKDLKLCQDVNECTSGKNPCHNSTHCLNKVGGYQCLCRPGWQPILGSPSGPNNTICEDVDECRSGQHQCDNSTICFNTVGSYNCRCGPGWKPKQGIRNNQKDTVCEDTTFPTWTLPPGVHSQTLSRFFNKVQDLNRNSKLSSAKDTIQNLIKLVDELMEAPGDIEALAPPVRHLIATLLLSNLEDVLRTLAKTLPKGPFTYLSPSNTELTLMIQEPGDKNITMGQSNARMKLNWAVAAEAENTGSAMVGILSIRNMTTLLASASLDLDSKKKAELEEIYESSVRGVQLTCLSAVNSVFLSHNNTKELSSPILFAFSHLESSGAKDVTPGPRQELICAFWKSDSNRGGHWATEGCQVLGSKNGSTTCRCNHLSSFAILMAHYDVEDWKLTLITRVGLALSLFCLLLCILTFLLVRPIQGSRTTIHLHLCICLFVGSTIFLAGIENEGGQVGLRCRLVAGLLHYCFLAAFCWMSLEGLELYFLVVRVFQGQGLSTRWLCLIGYGVPLLIVGVSAAVYSKGYGRPRYCWLDFEQGFLWSFLGPVAFIILCNAVIFVTTVWKLTQKFSEINPDMKKLKQARVLTITAIAQLFLLGCTWVFGLFIFDSRSLVLTYVFTILNCLQGAFLYVLHCLLNKKVREEYRKWACLVAGGSKYSEFTSSTSGTGHNQTRALRASESGM
- the ADGRE5 gene encoding adhesion G protein-coupled receptor E5 isoform X4, which codes for MGGRIFLAFCVWLTLLGAETQTTKGCAHWCPQNSTCVNDTACRCDPGFATLSSAEIFTSRTETCDDINECVSPFKPSCGKFSDCVNTEGSYYCVCSRGYEPASETKIFMNESQNTCQDVDECQQSPRVCKSHSTCTNTLGSYVCQCLPGFEPNPKDLKLCQDVDECRSGQHQCDNSTICFNTVGSYNCRCGPGWKPKQGIRNNQKDTVCEDTTFPTWTLPPGVHSQTLSRFFNKVQDLNRNSKLSSAKDTIQNLIKLVDELMEAPGDIEALAPPVRHLIATLLLSNLEDVLRTLAKTLPKGPFTYLSPSNTELTLMIQEPGDKNITMGQSNARMKLNWAVAAEAENTGSAMVGILSIRNMTTLLASASLDLDSKKKAELEEIYESSVRGVQLTCLSAVNSVFLSHNNTKELSSPILFAFSHLESSGAKDVTPGPRQELICAFWKSDSNRGGHWATEGCQVLGSKNGSTTCRCNHLSSFAILMAHYDVEDWKLTLITRVGLALSLFCLLLCILTFLLVRPIQGSRTTIHLHLCICLFVGSTIFLAGIENEGGQVGLRCRLVAGLLHYCFLAAFCWMSLEGLELYFLVVRVFQGQGLSTRWLCLIGYGVPLLIVGVSAAVYSKGYGRPRYCWLDFEQGFLWSFLGPVAFIILCNAVIFVTTVWKLTQKFSEINPDMKKLKQARVLTITAIAQLFLLGCTWVFGLFIFDSRSLVLTYVFTILNCLQGAFLYVLHCLLNKKVREEYRKWACLVAGGSKYSEFTSSTSGTGHNQTRALRASESGM
- the ADGRE5 gene encoding adhesion G protein-coupled receptor E5 isoform X7; translation: MPKLWTQGEPCQRGSPELFLTRPLRACPSKSQVAMGKTAPPALPAATPSPPQQPAPTQEARGFVRATGWKLQQRVLKAAFCVWLTLLGAETQTTKGCAHWCPQNSTCVNDTACRCDPGFATLSSAEIFTSRTETCDDINECVSPFKPSCGKFSDCVNTEGSYYCVCSRGYEPASETKIFMNESQNTCQDVDECRSGQHQCDNSTICFNTVGSYNCRCGPGWKPKQGIRNNQKDTVCEDTTFPTWTLPPGVHSQTLSRFFNKVQDLNRNSKLSSAKDTIQNLIKLVDELMEAPGDIEALAPPVRHLIATLLLSNLEDVLRTLAKTLPKGPFTYLSPSNTELTLMIQEPGDKNITMGQSNARMKLNWAVAAEAENTGSAMVGILSIRNMTTLLASASLDLDSKKKAELEEIYESSVRGVQLTCLSAVNSVFLSHNNTKELSSPILFAFSHLESSGAKDVTPGPRQELICAFWKSDSNRGGHWATEGCQVLGSKNGSTTCRCNHLSSFAILMAHYDVEDWKLTLITRVGLALSLFCLLLCILTFLLVRPIQGSRTTIHLHLCICLFVGSTIFLAGIENEGGQVGLRCRLVAGLLHYCFLAAFCWMSLEGLELYFLVVRVFQGQGLSTRWLCLIGYGVPLLIVGVSAAVYSKGYGRPRYCWLDFEQGFLWSFLGPVAFIILCNAVIFVTTVWKLTQKFSEINPDMKKLKQARVLTITAIAQLFLLGCTWVFGLFIFDSRSLVLTYVFTILNCLQGAFLYVLHCLLNKKVREEYRKWACLVAGGSKYSEFTSSTSGTGHNQTRALRASESGM